The nucleotide sequence GCTCCGCAAGCGGATGACATAAAGGATTCGAAGAAAGACAAGCATGAGATTGCGATGTTAATGAAGTCTGTTAAAATGAAATCCAAACAACTTCCTCCTGTGTCGTCACATGGTAAGAAATCCAAGAGGAAAGAGAAATAACTCGGTTGTATCTCAAAATTTTGATAGATTTAGCTCTACGGTGGTGAGttttattttttcaaaatcgCGTTTTTGGATCTGGACATGCGCAACATACCATGGCGGGAGGTTATGCAAGGGACACAGGTGCAGGGTGGTTTGTTATTGTTTATCTCATTAATTTAAGTGGAGCTTGTTTTTCACTTTGTTATTAGTTTTATCGTTAAACAAGAGACAAGGCTTTTTTTACAATCTGATGTACTTCGATTATTTTTTACAATAGACAAGTGTTATCATGTCTTCTTTTCTCACATAAGAAACTCTCAAATAGTATGAGCTTTTTGTTTGCTTGCGATTCCAGATTTGGTGGTTAAAAGTATACCCGGTAAAATGGGCAAGTCGGATGAAACTAGTCGATTCAAAGTTTTTAAAACCAACTACATACAAAGACCAGAAAACTTTTGGTCGTCTTCCATGTTACAATTATAGTTAACAAAGTTTTATTTACCATATTAATATGTTTAAATGATCTGaacaaacacttaaaaatgataTGTTTTTTTGAAAACATTGCAAAACTGGGGATCTGAAGTAATGaaaattgaaaggaaaaaaataatagcAGAAAATGCTTACATGCAAGgtaaaaatttgagttttgtcAGGTAGATCAGTTCAGTCTTTTACCTCATAATGGATTGTAGTGTGTCTTCTTTACCTCCATTAAAAAACCATGTGCAAAAGCTTTCAAAAACTAAACCGCCAATGTAGATCCATTATCCATAACAAGGTGGTGTGCTAAGAATTGTCAGGATGGATCTTGTAATTAGAGTATTAGACACATGTGTTTTGGGGGGTTTCTAGAAATCCACTCGTTTTGTAAAAAAATAGtggaaaccttgtatgatttggaaaaaaaaaactagtgaGAATTAGTGAAGATCTACCAAAAGGAACCTCCTGGAAAAAAAATTCTGGATCCGTCACTGATCAGACATCATGGGTGTGAGACTTTTAGCGAACCGATCTCAAgtagcttggctcgtttacatacCTAGGAAGTCTAATTTCATGATCAGTTCAAACTTAGCTCAATGTATATCTAGGAAGTCTAAAGATGATTTGAACACAATCAGGGTGGCCGGGGCACTCCACAGGTAGACCTGCCCGGGTTCGAAGCCGCACCAGAACACCGCTGCCACCCTTACGGGCTGCGAGTATGGCTGGCGGGTTCGGCTAGCTAGCTCCACATAAACTCTCTCAATTTTATATTTCCATCTACAAAAAACTCTCAATTTTATATTTccatctaaaaaaaaaaaaaaaactcctcTCAAAATATCAATTAATTCATGGACCTTAGAGGAAGACATTGTGTTGGCTATGTCTTATGTCACAACCCATCACAAACGCTCATCCACTAGTAGACGGGTTTCGTTTTGGAACTAGGTGTTCCAACAATTTTGTTTCCATATTGGTGAGACCACCCGAAACGTGGACTAACTAAACTCGCGTTTCTCGTTTATCCATTTCAAATGTTCAAGATTCCATTGGAGGTTCATGAATGTGGAAAATCCAACAAGTTCTCGGAATCGGAAGTCATTCAAGTGGTCCTTCTGGAAGACAAACACACCTACGATGAGGAATTTGAGCAGGGCCGGCTCTGGGACCGGCAAACCCGTGCCGACGCCTAAGGCCCAAAATTTCAAAGGGCCCGAAAAAGTCTTTATAaacttatatatatttattaaattttatatTTAGTATATTTATCCGTTAATTATGCAAAAAAGTATTGGTGGTGTAGTGGCAAAAACCATTTCAAAATAATATAAAGTTCTCAAGTTTGAGTCTTTGCTCTAtcactaagtttttatttttgtaattcatttacccttaaccataattttgggcccaattctTTTCGTCGCCCGATGCCTAAATTTTTTGAAGAGTTTTCGGGGACGGCTCTGAATTTGAGCACGTTTTGGCGTGACAAATTATTAGGATATATGTTTAAGTtgtatgttttatttttatgtaatgtttaggttttatgtttttttatgtaatgtgtaagttttatgttttatttttatgaaatgtttaagtttttatgttttattcttatgtaatttttaagttttatgtTATATTTGACTTTATTTAAATTAAAAGTCAAATATAacataaaacttaaaaattaCATAAGAATGGTTGACTttatttaaattaacaaaaaaTGGTTTATGGCATGGGTAGGTGCCGCCGGTGTTTACCATCTAATAGGTACTTTGAAGTAAATTTGACATGACGGGTGTTGCTTGGTTGGGGCCAGTGTACTATCCTTGAGTGTCGCTCCCTTCCTCCCTTATATCAATTAGTACCATAAAGCTTACATAATCTATTCAAGTTGCCTGGTGCAAAACTGGAAACCTAATTCAGAGAATCAAACCATCCAAAGCACAAGCATAATgcatgaaataaaaaaaaaaagtttacttCGGATTAAAGTCTCTTCTGTCATTTACTTTCGGGCGATACATCCAACAAACCAAACCAAGTGCATGAAATAAAGCTTCCACATATGTTTTGCTCGTGTGATTAACGATTACCTTTGGTGATCTCTATCACATTAAAAAATTAGTGTCAACTtttgtttaaataaaaaaaagtttatatAAGATAGGCTATATTTGTGTTTGATATTATTCTTAGATTTATCATTACAGAATGAATAGTGTCATGCAGCTGATTGACACATATTCATTGAATTATGTTGTAGCGGTGGTGGCTTCATCACCAAATGCGACACCCTCTCATTTGCCACGTGATATACATCAGGATCAGTTTCTAAAATGGATTAATTGGGTTATATTTTTACCCGCACCCGAAAACCCGCCATGATCCGACCCATCTTCAGCAAATTAGAGTCTTGTTTTTATTTCACATTTATGCAACTTAATTCCCATGTTTCCATCTTTTTATTTTTCCTGCATTTTAGTTCAAAGTTTGTGGTAGTAGTCAAAGTCAGTTTGCATGTTTTTAGGTAGTGGGtcagtttctttttttttattttctatatgTATGAGATGGCAAAAAGAGAGAAGGGGGTTTTTTGTTTTGTGAAAATATTTATGTTAATTTTTACTCATTGGATTATGAGTGTGAGTTAATATTATTCCTTGCTAGTTCAAACTTGGCATGTTTGAATGGTGTTCTTGGAGCCTAGATTAGAATCAAGTGGTGTATCTGTATCTTGATTCTCATTTAGTTTTGCCCTAATCGTTTCCTTGTGTGGTGTTTCTGTATCACAAGAGACCGTTAGATCTATCCATTTTATTTAGAGTTTTAATTTTCCTAGCCGTTACCGAAGCGTTTGCTATCACCACGCTGACAACACCCACTAAAAACCCACCGCCCCTGTTCTCGCATCGATCTCCATATGTAAAGCTTCACATACCAAATCACCTATTCAATTCACACACAACATGATGATAAGCTCCTTCAATCCTTTATTTCAACCTCCTTCACTCTCGAATTTGACGTTGGTTGCGATTACTTCAGTGAACACCGTTTTTCACCGGCATATTACCAGTTCTGGTACGTTAGTAGCACGGTCAGCGCCGGCAGTGCGTGCTTTCGTAGCAGAAAAGTTGTCGGTGAGCGTGTTAATCGAGTTCAAGTTTATTTCGAATCTttttaattgtttcacaactcaCAAGTCATTTAAGTCTAATATCATTCTAACAAACAgtcattatatatataaaaagaaacCCTCACTTTATTCAAATGTAAGCCATAAGTTGTCTCTACAAACAAATCTATATATTTACATCAAAACTACATAAGAATCGATAAGTAGCTCTGTCTGTATGTTCATATAATGACCGCGTATGACATGATTCTATGCTATACCACATCATATATCAACATATTACAACAAAACAAACATCAAAAAATTGGTAAGAATTGATAGTACGAGTATGAAACGCGTGTATGATAATGTGGACCCAATACTTCCTTGCCCAGCCTGACTCGGGTTAGGCGAACCATTCTTTGATGTTGCTTCAGGCCCCAAAGACATCGACGGAGAACCACTGGGAGAGGCCCACGGGCTTATTGGTAGCGTGTTTGATTCTGTGCCATTGTAGCCTGAAGATGAAAGATGACCCATTAATCATTAAAACAttcactttttataaaaaaaaatataaattatgaAATTAAAATCACGTTTTGATATTGTTCCAGTAAAGTCACTCAAGTTTCATTTATTGTTTGTGAATTTTttagtaaactgccaaaatggtccctgaggtatggtcacttttgccactttagtccaaaactcaaactttttgaatctgggtccctgtagTTTCGATTTTGTTGCctttttcatccaaaatcaaaatctggtcagatttttcagttaacatccatcTTTTTTGTCTGTTTCCTCCATTTTAATGAAGGggaaaatggtcttttaacgttttattataacaaattagaaagatctgaccattttgcccttcattaaaaaggagaaaaaagacaaaaaagctgGATGTTAACTAAAAAATCTGACAAGATTTTGAtttcggatgaaaatggcaacaaaattgaaaccacagggacccagattcaaaaggtttgagttttggactaaagtggcaaaagtgaccgaacttcagggaccattttggcagtttactctgaattttttttatagatcTTGAATTAAATAGAATATATATGAAGTTTGAATACTATTTAGtgattacttttttttttcaaacttcaTATATGTTCCGACTTCCGTTTAGGTTACTTAATATTAAAACTTTTAGCGTTTATAAAAATACAAAGAAAACATATTGATAAAATTCACTCACAATTAGATGTTTTCCAGCCCAAAATATTCTTCTCGCGATCAAACACCACTCGATAACCCGTCATGAAGTTttctgaagaaaaaaaaaaagccaACATGTGTTACATTTTCAGAAAACTAACTTTATTAGGTAAAAATTGAAAGCAATGACGGTTACTTACGCCCAATGATGTTTACATCCTCACTTTTAACGATTCCAAAACAGAACACGGATCCACCATCCTACGTAATCATAACAATTATAAACTTAAAATTCAAATGAGTTAAAATTAGataaaaagtaattaaaaataGCAAAACTTTTGCTTACTTCAAGAGGAACAAAGACAAAGGGATTTGTGACAGCATACTGGTCTCCTCCTTTCATAGTTAGATTCATCAGAGGAGCTTCGAAAGTCTGCTGATTTGGACTGCACAAAAACACATGGTCAACCCGATTAACCCACAGGTCAAACCACACACCGTTTGAGGTAAATAACAAGCCTATATCATAAGTAATGTGTATACGGACCTTAAATCATAGCAATACTCGAAGGGAATGTCGGAACTTGGTTGACTCCGGGTCTCTTTCGTCTGTGAAGCAAACTGCAACggcaaataaatataaataaataaataaaccatgccagtttaataaaaataaaaattcaagaAACAAAAACGCACATGTCACTACACGAAACACGACTTTACTTACACTTTCAGTTATAATCTTGTACGCAGGATCGTTCAAATAAGTGAACGAGGTACCAGTGTCAAAAATCGCAGTGAAATTAACATTAGTAACATTGTCTCCTACAGTTATTTGTGTCATGCTGATGTTATAAGTTCGGCTGGTACAAATTTTCAAGAAACAAAAAGTTTAATACTCaagagtcaaagtcaaagtcaaacaaATTACGGAGCACCTTCAAAACGGATTAAGATCAACTTACTGAGGAGTATCGAGATTGAGGGGGGTTTCTCCTTGATCTAAGCTGCCTTTATCTCCGAAATTGATTCTTCCGGCACCATCGGGGCCAAAACACATCGAGAACGAATTGGCGGTAAGACCACTGCTGGCTAAGATGCTAGGAACCGATAAGTTCTCGATGCCGAGCCCAAATAGACCGTTGGGGGCTGCACCATCTAAAAATGAGCCAGTTTGAATCATTCCACAACTGCAATGAATTACAATGAGTACGTATAACCGAATATATATCTAATATGCTAATACGGGTACAGTTTGACTTTCAAGGTCAATATGGATACATATTAAACTTAAATAGTACATGTGTTTTCCTTAATTACTACAAGTGTTAAAAAAAATCACACGTGGGAACGTTTGAGTATAGAATTACCATAAAAATCCACACGATTTTTTTTAGATGAATAGTAGGTTTGACCTGAAAAGTCAATGTTCATATTTCTAATGTGTACAGTTTGATTTCTAAGACCAAATAGACTAAACTTCGAAATTCATCAGCCGTATAAATATTTCAACTTTTTGAACGGGTTCTAAAGGATCTTGAATATTAGATATATACTAAGTTTGACATTAAAAGTCAATGATCCAAAAGGTATAGGTACATACCCgaacttgatctttgcatcaacGGGTTTCTCTGAAGTATCATCGGTTATCAAATGCAAATTATCTTCTATCAGGATCCCAGTAGACGAAGTATTACTTGAAAGATAATTGACCTGATATGGACATATATCGGGCCTTGCAGAGCATTGTTTCTTTAGTTTACACGAGTCACTACTGCAAGGAACTCTTTGACTCGTTGTGGACGCGTTAGGGCTGTATATGTTGAAGTCTAGCTGCTGTTATAAACAAACaatcataagttaaaaatacatACATGCCtttaaaaaacatcaacaaacaattaGTAAATAAGTAAAGTTTCTTGAAGTGAAACAAAATTATAATAAATACATACTCTTCCTGTTCTTGTGACCAATCCTTTGACGCAGCTCCGGCAATCACAAGGAATCCAAAACAAATCACTACCCGTGTCCAGCGCGACCAAAAACCATAAACTCGGGGTACCAACAGAGACATTGGCATAATGCAAGCTGCCAATTTCCCAATAAATTCAAGAATTATGCTTACAGAAATTAGACAAATTATCAAAAATTCAAGAACTATGCACACCAAATTAAAATTTCAAGAACTATGCATatcaaattataaaaaaaatatatatatatatcaaaatttCAAAGAACTATGCATAccaaattattaaaaaaaaatatcaaaatttcaAAGAACTATGCATAccaaattattaaaaaaaaatatcaaaatttcaAAGAACTATGCATAccaaattattaaaaaaaaaaatcaaaatttcaaAGAACTATGCATAAATAAATTTCAAGACACACACATACAGATATCTCATATGAATAACAAGAAAAAAAATGCTTCTTGAAATATGTTCACTGGTTTAACAAATACCAAACTCTGCATCATCACATGATCAGAATTCCCAAAATTAATCATAAACAAAACccttttaaatattttattaatttaatttaaccCCAATTCCAATTTTATGGCAAAGAATAGAACTTACAATCCAAGAGACTGAAGCTGATAAGTTTCATTGCCATCAAGAAACGCCAAAGAAGACTCGACGGTGGCGTCGGCGAGACGGCGGCGATGAAAAAGGCGGTCACGGTGGGTCATGGCAGCGTAATAATCGACTGAACCCATCTGAGGCAAATCACGATCATCAATATCCAAAACCCCTTTCACTGGATCAGAATATCTGTGGTGTATATCGAACCCAAATGTCCCAAACCCATCGATGAATCTTATTGATATTGTTATTAGTAATGTGAAGATCGAATAAGAAACAAAACCCATTTCAGGTTTGTTTATTGGTTGGAAAAAAGAATATGATATGGGAGTACCAAACTCTGAAAAGAATAGATCGATCTATTATTATGTATGTGTGATGAGTGTGGGTGTGGATATATACATGTATCTAtagttctagagagagagagagaggggttctagagagagagagagagaggatttACGGAGTTGATTAGCTCCGAAAGAAAGTGGTGAGTCTTTTTTGACGTCTGCATCATAAATATGAACACGAAggcagtttttttattttttaatgataataaataatattactttaaaaaaataatataaataatatgaATTCTACTTTTTGAGGGAAATTGACGGCATGTCGACTCTCGGAGTCTTGTTACGCTAAAGGGTTTAGGGTTCATAGTTGAATATGATTCATCACGTAGGAACATGAATGCAAGGCTATACTATCTATTTTCTTAATTCatcatggtttgcatggattaaaccatggcaaccatgatcctcctttccatttttcaagtaatcatttcttttttctttagacaaagataaattaaaataaataaatggatAATCATTTGGGTCATggtcacacccttagggtagtggttttggaatGTGGATTAGAGATGGGTGACATGACATTGACGTgaagggtcatggtggtcatgagggtcatgaccacaccctataaccttatgatgatgagtcaccacctGATTGATTCAGTCATATAAGGCATGTAGTGGCAGATTTAAGGAATTTTTTTTTcactgggttttttttttttttttttttttgctagatTCTCATTAATTTGTactatttttgtttttaaatcaTATAAGATTTCCACTAATTTTTTCTACTATTTCTAAACCGAGAGGTTCCTAGAAACCTCAAAAATCATGGGTCCGCCCATGAAGGTAAAAGGGTGTAAGATTGAGATCGGACTATTTGGAGCTCTGTATGCAATTTAGATGGATTGAGTAATATTTAATTCATGAGTTTGGATTGGTtttgatttgtttatttttttttagttatttaattgattgatttatttatttatttacttaattttttaactgttttaagcttgtatctatactatattataatgagGGTAAATTGTTCTTTTAAACAATAAATATATTTTACCCTACATCTTATACACTTAAATTCATAAGTTTTAGGgttattgaattttaataatcctaatttTTAccagttggccgataataatcccaactttaaaaattcccttcAATAAttccaacttgtaaaagtttagCCACCATTAATCATTTTCTAACataggtgcacttaaatcaattaagtAATCTTTAGGTGTAATTGAATCTATTGAGGagaccaaattcttatatgtttgaaaaggatcaatagcggccaaacttttacaagttgggattattgaaggaatttttaaagttgggattattatcggccaactggtgaaacttatgattattaaaatccaataaccctaagtTTTAATATAATTCTGGGTGATTGGTTACATTTTTCTTCATctacaacaaacttataattcttttacaTATTCTTGTCATATcttaatattttaaaaaatccaaaagtaTCGTGACGACCTACTCATTTTTGTCAACGTTTCGATAGTTGTTTTGGTCAGTATTGACTTgtggattaaaaggtacaagtagatGATGTCTTggtgtacaagtgattaaagtCCAACGTACTTAGTCATTATCACATAATGTTTAATAGCTAAAGAATGTCAAGTGATTAACTGAATCGTTAACCGAAATCGACCAAAAACTAAATTAACTGAAAACTGATTAACCGAAACCCGAATTAACCAAAACTAGTTATCGATTTTTTTGTACCCacatttaaccaaaattaactgaaccgaaccattcatatttttatatatttctaacttttatactttcagttcatgtatttcatatttatacTCTCATTTTATGTATTTACACCTCCATTTCAAGTACCaatacatctatttcatgtatttatacctaaaTTTCGTGTATTTCTAATCAAAAGTTTAGCTCAAGTTTGGTCTCGGCTATTAGCCAAAATTAAATGAATTAAACCAAAACCGTCAATCTAACTAAAAAcgaattggttaataaaatagactaatcgatgacctcgatttcggttgaggataataatcTAACCAACCGAACAATGCACACCGTGGCAATGTCtgtgtttcccgccgcatcgcccGCGCACCTACTGGTTACCGTTGAGCAATAACTAAATCGTTAATTCAAACCAAACCGAAAACAGACGAAACCGAACTGAAATCAACTaaaaactgaattaactgaaaattgaaaaccgaattaaccaaaaaccagttatcaatttttttgtactctcttttaaacaaaattagctgaaccgaatcattcatatttattatttctagcttttatacacCCACTTCATATATTTCATATTCTATATCTCCATTTTATACATTTAtatttcatttcatgtttttataccTCAGTTTTATATGTTTataagcaaaagttttagcctAAGTTTAGTTTTTGCTATTAACTGAATTTAAATGAACCAAACAAAAAACCATCAATCTAACCGAATAAGCAAAAGTGATTAACCGAAAACatattggttaataaaatagactaaccgatGACTTTGGTTTCGGCTTCGCTTGAGTATAATAACCGAACTGATCGAACCATGCAAATCACAATGAAATGGATCACCCGATTACTTCGCTTTTGATGTATATATATCACACTGATGctacaataaatattatatgGATAAGAAAACTACGAGAAACGAGTATCGCAATGCAATGTGTCGCTCCTGCTGCATCGTGCAGACATCCTACTAGTAAATTATATATAGCGATATATATTATATGTAATTATGTATTTGTAAtgttaaataaaaataattttttttttacaaataaagACTCGTGTAGTTTTGTAGGCTTATCAAGTCTAGTGTGTTAAGCCTGGGTTTAAGTTTGTTTATTAAATAAGCTCTAATCTTTACATGACTTGCGACTTTATATATTTCTATTCAAACTTTTAGTGAAACGGAATGAAggagcttttttttttttttgaaaggcaaacTTCAATAAAAAACAAATCGAGGCCAAGGATTTCCAAGTCAGAAATCCCCACAAGCCAAAAGTTACATTAGATCAAAAGAGAAAGACTTCCACCCCTTCCAATCCACCCTTTCAGATTTACCTCTACTACAAAACCAAAGATAACTCATAGACTTGACATCAGCCACTATCTCAGCGACGCTCCTGTTCTTCTGACCAAAAATTCTTTCATTTCTAGCTTTCCATAGACGCCAGCACGCCACCATAAAAATGCCATACAAAATCTCTTTTTTCTTATTCGCCCAACCCGAACCACTAACCACTTCGACTATGTCCTTAATGGAGAAAAAATAAATAGGCGGAATGTGAACCCAACTCGCGATATTCTGCCACATAACAGTCGCCAGACCACAATTGGTCATAATATGCTCCGCACTTTCTTCTTCATCACTACAAAAAGTACAACTACACTCTCCATGAATAATATTTCGTCTTCTCAAAGCTACCTTGGTAGGAATTCTATCAAGCAGAAGTCTCCACATAAAAACATTGCACTTTAGCGGAACCCACTTACACCATATAAAGTCGTTAGTCGCCTGATGAGTCCCCACCCGATCGTTACTGATCCACAACCTAGCTTCCTGAACTGAGAATTCAACAGGCCCATTATCACACCAAGCCCACTTGTCTCTATTGGTCAACAGAGTTTGGGCCGCCACCAACCTATGACAATTCACCACGTCATCTAATTCTTAGGT is from Helianthus annuus cultivar XRQ/B chromosome 9, HanXRQr2.0-SUNRISE, whole genome shotgun sequence and encodes:
- the LOC110878525 gene encoding aspartyl protease family protein 1 isoform X2, with the protein product MGFVSYSIFTLLITISIRFIDGFGTFGFDIHHRYSDPVKGVLDIDDRDLPQMGSVDYYAAMTHRDRLFHRRRLADATVESSLAFLDGNETYQLQSLGFLHYANVSVGTPSLWFLVALDTGSDLFWIPCDCRSCVKGLVTRTGRLDFNIYSPNASTTSQRVPCSSDSCKLKKQCSARPDICPYQVNYLSSNTSSTGILIEDNLHLITDDTSEKPVDAKIKFGCGMIQTGSFLDGAAPNGLFGLGIENLSVPSILASSGLTANSFSMCFGPDGAGRINFGDKGSLDQGETPLNLDTPHRTYNISMTQITVGDNVTNVNFTAIFDTGTSFTYLNDPAYKIITESFASQTKETRSQPSSDIPFEYCYDLSPNQQTFEAPLMNLTMKGGDQYAVTNPFVFVPLEDGGSVFCFGIVKSEDVNIIGQNFMTGYRVVFDREKNILGWKTSNCYNGTESNTLPISPWASPSGSPSMSLGPEATSKNGSPNPSQAGQGSIGSTLSYTRFILVLSILTNFLMFVLL
- the LOC110878525 gene encoding aspartyl protease family protein 1 isoform X1, with amino-acid sequence MGFVSYSIFTLLITISIRFIDGFGTFGFDIHHRYSDPVKGVLDIDDRDLPQMGSVDYYAAMTHRDRLFHRRRLADATVESSLAFLDGNETYQLQSLGFLHYANVSVGTPSLWFLVALDTGSDLFWIPCDCRSCVKGLVTRTGRQLDFNIYSPNASTTSQRVPCSSDSCKLKKQCSARPDICPYQVNYLSSNTSSTGILIEDNLHLITDDTSEKPVDAKIKFGCGMIQTGSFLDGAAPNGLFGLGIENLSVPSILASSGLTANSFSMCFGPDGAGRINFGDKGSLDQGETPLNLDTPHRTYNISMTQITVGDNVTNVNFTAIFDTGTSFTYLNDPAYKIITESFASQTKETRSQPSSDIPFEYCYDLSPNQQTFEAPLMNLTMKGGDQYAVTNPFVFVPLEDGGSVFCFGIVKSEDVNIIGQNFMTGYRVVFDREKNILGWKTSNCYNGTESNTLPISPWASPSGSPSMSLGPEATSKNGSPNPSQAGQGSIGSTLSYTRFILVLSILTNFLMFVLL